A part of Rattus norvegicus strain BN/NHsdMcwi chromosome 4, GRCr8, whole genome shotgun sequence genomic DNA contains:
- the Foxm1 gene encoding forkhead box protein M1 isoform X2: MMRTSPRRPLILKRRRLPLPIQNAPSETSEEEAKRSPGQQEPTQAQASQDVAESSSCKFPAGIKIINHPTMPNTQVVAIPNNADIQSIITALTAKGKESGSSGPNKFILISSGGASSHPPDPQSQAQTSTDSKRTELITETLGPKPGAKGVPVPKPPGALPRQRQESCGGEAAGCTLDNSLTNIQWLGKMSSDGLGRCSIKQELEEKENCHLEQNRVKVEAPSRASVSWQDSVSERPPYSYMAMIQFAINSTERKRMTLKDIYTWIEDHFPYFKHIAKPGWKNSIRHNLSLHDMFVRETSANGKVSFWTIHPSANRYLTLDQVFKPLEPGSPQSPEHLESQQQKRPNPELRRNVTIKTELPLGARRKMKPLLPRVSSYLVPIQFPVNQSLVLQPSVKVPLPLAASLMSSELARHSKRVRIAPKVLLSNEGIAPLPATEPMKEEKPLLGEGLLPLLPIQSIKEEVIQPGEDIPHLERPIKVESPPLEEWPSPCASVKEELSNSWEDSSCSPTPKPKKSYCGLKSPTRCVSEMLVTKRREKREVSRSRRKQHLQPPCLDEPELFFSEDSSTFRPAMEILAESSEPAPQLSCPQEEGGPFKTPIKETLPVSSTPSKSVLSRDPESWRLTPPAKVGGLDFSPVRTPQGAFGPLPDSLGLMELNTTPLKSVPLFDSPRELLNSEAFDLASDPFSSSPPPHLEAKPGSPELQVPSLSANRSLTEGLVLDTMNDSLSKILLDISFPGLEEDPLGPDNINWSQFIPELR; this comes from the exons ATGATGAGAACCAGCCCCCGGCGGCCACTGATTCTCAAGAGACGGAGGCTGCCCCTTCCTATTCAAAATGCCCCGAGTGAAACCTCAGAGGAAGAAGCAAAGAGATCCCCTGGACAGCAGGAGCCTACTCAAGCACAGGCCTCCCAAGATGTGGCAGAGTCCAGCTCTTGCAAATTTCCAGCTGGAATCAAGATTATCAACCACCCAACCATGCCCAACACACAAGTGGTGGCTATCCCCAACAACGCGGACATCCAGAGCATCATCACAGCGCTGACTGCCAAAGGGAAAGAGAGTGGCAGCAGTGGGCCCAACAAGTTCATCCTCATCAGCTCTGGTGGGGCCTCATCTCATCCTCCTGATCCTCAATCTCAAGCCCAAACCAGCACTGATTCCAAGAGAACAGAACTGATCACCGAGACGTTGGGACCAAAGCCAGGGGCTAAGGGTGTGCCTGTTCCCAAGCCACCTGGAGCTCTTCCAAGGCAAAGACAGGAGAGCTGTG GTGGTGAAGCGGCCGGCTGCACACTGGACAACAGCTTAACCAATATCCAGTGGCTTGGAAAGATGAGTTCTGATGGGCTGGGCCGCTGCAGCATTAAGCAGGAACTGGAAGAGAAGGAGAATTGTCACCTGGAGCAGAATCGGGTTAAG GTTGAGGCGCCCTCAAGAGCATCAGTGTCTTGGCAGGACTCTGTGTCTGAGAGGCCACCCTACTCCTATATGGCCATGATACAGTTCGCGATCAACAGCACTGAGAGGAAGCGTATGACCTTGAAGGATATCTACACTTGGATCGAGGACCACTTCCCTTATTTTAAGCACATTGCCAAGCCAGGCTGGAAG AACTCTATTCGTCACAACCTTTCTCTCCATGACATGTTTGTTCGAGAAACATCTGCCAATGGCAAGGTCTCCTTCTGGACCATTCACCCAAGTGCTAATCGCTACTTGACATTGGACCAAGTGTTTAAG CCACTGGAACCAGGGTCTCCACAATCGCCCGAGCACTTGGAATCA CAGCAGCAGAAACGACCCAATCCTGAGCTCCGTAGAAATGTGACCATCAAAACTGAACTCCCACTAGGCGCAC GGCGAAAGATGAAGCCACTGCTCCCACGGGTTAGCTCATACCTGGTGCCCATCCAGTTCCCGGTGAACCAGTCCCTGGTGTTACAGCCCTCGGTGAAGGTTCCCTTGCCTCTGGCAGCATCTCTTATGAGCTCAGAGCTTGCCCGTCATAGCAAGCGAGTCCGCATTGCACCCAAGGTGCTGCTATCCAACGAAGGGATAGCCCCACTTCCTGCCACAGAACCCATGAAGGAGGAGAAACCCCTGCTTGGAGAAGGGCTATTGCCTTTGCTTCCTATTCAGTCCATTAAGGAAGAAGTAATTCAGCCTGGGGAGGACATACCACACTTAGAGAGGCCTATCAAAGTGGAGAGCCCTCCCTTGGAAGAGTGGCCCTCTCCGTGTGCATCAGTGAAAGAGGAACTGTCCAACTCCTGGGAAGATTCTTCCTGCTCTCCTACCCCAAAGCCCAAGAAGTCCTATTGTGGGCTTAAGTCCCCAACACGGTGTGTCTCAGAAATGCTGGTGACAAAgcggagagagaagagagaggtgagCCGATCTCGGAGGAAGCAGCACCTTCAGCCACCCTGTCTAGATGAGCCTGAACTCTTCTTCTCAGAGGACTCCAGCACATTTCGGCCAGCCATGGAGATCCTGGCAGAGtcttcagagcctgcaccacagcTCAGCTGCcctcaggaggagggagggccCTTCAAGACCCCCATCAAGGAGACATTGCCTGTCTCCTCCACTCCTAGCAAGTCTGTGCTCTCTAGAGACCCTGAGTCCTGGAGGCTCACACCCCCAGCCAAAGTTGGGGGGTTAGATTTCAGCCCAGTACGAACCCCCCAGGGTGCCTTTGGCCCTCTGCCTGACTCGCTGGGGCTTATGGAGCTGAATACCACACCTCTGAAAAGTGTTCCCCTCTTCGACTCACCCCGGGAGCTCCTTAACTCAGAAGCCTTTGACCTTGCCTCTGATCCCTTTAGCAGTTCTCCACCACCACATTTGGAAGCCAAGCCAGGCTCCCCCGAGCTGCAGGTCCCCAGCCTTTCAGCCAACCGTTCTCTCACAGAAGGCCTTGTCCTGGACACAATGAATGATAGCCTCAGCAAGATCCTTCTAGACATCAGTTTCCCTGGCCTGGAGGAGGACCCTCTGGGCCCTGACAACATCAACTGGTCTCAGTTCATCCCTGAGCTGCGATAG
- the Foxm1 gene encoding forkhead box protein M1 isoform X5 → MMRTSPRRPLILKRRRLPLPIQNAPSETSEEEAKRSPGQQEPTQAQASQDVAESSSCKFPAGIKIINHPTMPNTQVVAIPNNADIQSIITALTAKGKESGSSGPNKFILISSGGASSHPPDPQSQAQTSTDSKRTELITETLGPKPGAKGVPVPKPPGALPRQRQESCGGEAAGCTLDNSLTNIQWLGKMSSDGLGRCSIKQELEEKENCHLEQNRVKVEAPSRASVSWQDSVSERPPYSYMAMIQFAINSTERKRMTLKDIYTWIEDHFPYFKHIAKPGWKNSIRHNLSLHDMFVRETSANGKVSFWTIHPSANRYLTLDQVFKQQKRPNPELRRNVTIKTELPLGARRKMKPLLPRVSSYLVPIQFPVNQSLVLQPSVKVPLPLAASLMSSELARHSKRVRIAPKVLLSNEGIAPLPATEPMKEEKPLLGEGLLPLLPIQSIKEEVIQPGEDIPHLERPIKVESPPLEEWPSPCASVKEELSNSWEDSSCSPTPKPKKSYCGLKSPTRCVSEMLVTKRREKREVSRSRRKQHLQPPCLDEPELFFSEDSSTFRPAMEILAESSEPAPQLSCPQEEGGPFKTPIKETLPVSSTPSKSVLSRDPESWRLTPPAKVGGLDFSPVRTPQGAFGPLPDSLGLMELNTTPLKSVPLFDSPRELLNSEAFDLASDPFSSSPPPHLEAKPGSPELQVPSLSANRSLTEGLVLDTMNDSLSKILLDISFPGLEEDPLGPDNINWSQFIPELR, encoded by the exons ATGATGAGAACCAGCCCCCGGCGGCCACTGATTCTCAAGAGACGGAGGCTGCCCCTTCCTATTCAAAATGCCCCGAGTGAAACCTCAGAGGAAGAAGCAAAGAGATCCCCTGGACAGCAGGAGCCTACTCAAGCACAGGCCTCCCAAGATGTGGCAGAGTCCAGCTCTTGCAAATTTCCAGCTGGAATCAAGATTATCAACCACCCAACCATGCCCAACACACAAGTGGTGGCTATCCCCAACAACGCGGACATCCAGAGCATCATCACAGCGCTGACTGCCAAAGGGAAAGAGAGTGGCAGCAGTGGGCCCAACAAGTTCATCCTCATCAGCTCTGGTGGGGCCTCATCTCATCCTCCTGATCCTCAATCTCAAGCCCAAACCAGCACTGATTCCAAGAGAACAGAACTGATCACCGAGACGTTGGGACCAAAGCCAGGGGCTAAGGGTGTGCCTGTTCCCAAGCCACCTGGAGCTCTTCCAAGGCAAAGACAGGAGAGCTGTG GTGGTGAAGCGGCCGGCTGCACACTGGACAACAGCTTAACCAATATCCAGTGGCTTGGAAAGATGAGTTCTGATGGGCTGGGCCGCTGCAGCATTAAGCAGGAACTGGAAGAGAAGGAGAATTGTCACCTGGAGCAGAATCGGGTTAAG GTTGAGGCGCCCTCAAGAGCATCAGTGTCTTGGCAGGACTCTGTGTCTGAGAGGCCACCCTACTCCTATATGGCCATGATACAGTTCGCGATCAACAGCACTGAGAGGAAGCGTATGACCTTGAAGGATATCTACACTTGGATCGAGGACCACTTCCCTTATTTTAAGCACATTGCCAAGCCAGGCTGGAAG AACTCTATTCGTCACAACCTTTCTCTCCATGACATGTTTGTTCGAGAAACATCTGCCAATGGCAAGGTCTCCTTCTGGACCATTCACCCAAGTGCTAATCGCTACTTGACATTGGACCAAGTGTTTAAG CAGCAGAAACGACCCAATCCTGAGCTCCGTAGAAATGTGACCATCAAAACTGAACTCCCACTAGGCGCAC GGCGAAAGATGAAGCCACTGCTCCCACGGGTTAGCTCATACCTGGTGCCCATCCAGTTCCCGGTGAACCAGTCCCTGGTGTTACAGCCCTCGGTGAAGGTTCCCTTGCCTCTGGCAGCATCTCTTATGAGCTCAGAGCTTGCCCGTCATAGCAAGCGAGTCCGCATTGCACCCAAGGTGCTGCTATCCAACGAAGGGATAGCCCCACTTCCTGCCACAGAACCCATGAAGGAGGAGAAACCCCTGCTTGGAGAAGGGCTATTGCCTTTGCTTCCTATTCAGTCCATTAAGGAAGAAGTAATTCAGCCTGGGGAGGACATACCACACTTAGAGAGGCCTATCAAAGTGGAGAGCCCTCCCTTGGAAGAGTGGCCCTCTCCGTGTGCATCAGTGAAAGAGGAACTGTCCAACTCCTGGGAAGATTCTTCCTGCTCTCCTACCCCAAAGCCCAAGAAGTCCTATTGTGGGCTTAAGTCCCCAACACGGTGTGTCTCAGAAATGCTGGTGACAAAgcggagagagaagagagaggtgagCCGATCTCGGAGGAAGCAGCACCTTCAGCCACCCTGTCTAGATGAGCCTGAACTCTTCTTCTCAGAGGACTCCAGCACATTTCGGCCAGCCATGGAGATCCTGGCAGAGtcttcagagcctgcaccacagcTCAGCTGCcctcaggaggagggagggccCTTCAAGACCCCCATCAAGGAGACATTGCCTGTCTCCTCCACTCCTAGCAAGTCTGTGCTCTCTAGAGACCCTGAGTCCTGGAGGCTCACACCCCCAGCCAAAGTTGGGGGGTTAGATTTCAGCCCAGTACGAACCCCCCAGGGTGCCTTTGGCCCTCTGCCTGACTCGCTGGGGCTTATGGAGCTGAATACCACACCTCTGAAAAGTGTTCCCCTCTTCGACTCACCCCGGGAGCTCCTTAACTCAGAAGCCTTTGACCTTGCCTCTGATCCCTTTAGCAGTTCTCCACCACCACATTTGGAAGCCAAGCCAGGCTCCCCCGAGCTGCAGGTCCCCAGCCTTTCAGCCAACCGTTCTCTCACAGAAGGCCTTGTCCTGGACACAATGAATGATAGCCTCAGCAAGATCCTTCTAGACATCAGTTTCCCTGGCCTGGAGGAGGACCCTCTGGGCCCTGACAACATCAACTGGTCTCAGTTCATCCCTGAGCTGCGATAG
- the Foxm1 gene encoding forkhead box protein M1 isoform 2 (isoform 2 is encoded by transcript variant 2), giving the protein MRTSPRRPLILKRRRLPLPIQNAPSETSEEEAKRSPGQQEPTQAQASQDVAESSSCKFPAGIKIINHPTMPNTQVVAIPNNADIQSIITALTAKGKESGSSGPNKFILISSGGASSHPPDPQSQAQTSTDSKRTELITETLGPKPGAKGVPVPKPPGALPRQRQESCGGEAAGCTLDNSLTNIQWLGKMSSDGLGRCSIKQELEEKENCHLEQNRVKVEAPSRASVSWQDSVSERPPYSYMAMIQFAINSTERKRMTLKDIYTWIEDHFPYFKHIAKPGWKCWHQAYHKLGPQNSIRHNLSLHDMFVRETSANGKVSFWTIHPSANRYLTLDQVFKPLEPGSPQSPEHLESQQKRPNPELRRNVTIKTELPLGARRKMKPLLPRVSSYLVPIQFPVNQSLVLQPSVKVPLPLAASLMSSELARHSKRVRIAPKVLLSNEGIAPLPATEPMKEEKPLLGEGLLPLLPIQSIKEEVIQPGEDIPHLERPIKVESPPLEEWPSPCASVKEELSNSWEDSSCSPTPKPKKSYCGLKSPTRCVSEMLVTKRREKREVSRSRRKQHLQPPCLDEPELFFSEDSSTFRPAMEILAESSEPAPQLSCPQEEGGPFKTPIKETLPVSSTPSKSVLSRDPESWRLTPPAKVGGLDFSPVRTPQGAFGPLPDSLGLMELNTTPLKSVPLFDSPRELLNSEAFDLASDPFSSSPPPHLEAKPGSPELQVPSLSANRSLTEGLVLDTMNDSLSKILLDISFPGLEEDPLGPDNINWSQFIPELR; this is encoded by the exons ATGAGAACCAGCCCCCGGCGGCCACTGATTCTCAAGAGACGGAGGCTGCCCCTTCCTATTCAAAATGCCCCGAGTGAAACCTCAGAGGAAGAAGCAAAGAGATCCCCTGGACAGCAGGAGCCTACTCAAGCACAGGCCTCCCAAGATGTGGCAGAGTCCAGCTCTTGCAAATTTCCAGCTGGAATCAAGATTATCAACCACCCAACCATGCCCAACACACAAGTGGTGGCTATCCCCAACAACGCGGACATCCAGAGCATCATCACAGCGCTGACTGCCAAAGGGAAAGAGAGTGGCAGCAGTGGGCCCAACAAGTTCATCCTCATCAGCTCTGGTGGGGCCTCATCTCATCCTCCTGATCCTCAATCTCAAGCCCAAACCAGCACTGATTCCAAGAGAACAGAACTGATCACCGAGACGTTGGGACCAAAGCCAGGGGCTAAGGGTGTGCCTGTTCCCAAGCCACCTGGAGCTCTTCCAAGGCAAAGACAGGAGAGCTGTG GTGGTGAAGCGGCCGGCTGCACACTGGACAACAGCTTAACCAATATCCAGTGGCTTGGAAAGATGAGTTCTGATGGGCTGGGCCGCTGCAGCATTAAGCAGGAACTGGAAGAGAAGGAGAATTGTCACCTGGAGCAGAATCGGGTTAAG GTTGAGGCGCCCTCAAGAGCATCAGTGTCTTGGCAGGACTCTGTGTCTGAGAGGCCACCCTACTCCTATATGGCCATGATACAGTTCGCGATCAACAGCACTGAGAGGAAGCGTATGACCTTGAAGGATATCTACACTTGGATCGAGGACCACTTCCCTTATTTTAAGCACATTGCCAAGCCAGGCTGGAAG TGTTGGCACCAGGCCTACCACAAGCTCGGGCCACAG AACTCTATTCGTCACAACCTTTCTCTCCATGACATGTTTGTTCGAGAAACATCTGCCAATGGCAAGGTCTCCTTCTGGACCATTCACCCAAGTGCTAATCGCTACTTGACATTGGACCAAGTGTTTAAG CCACTGGAACCAGGGTCTCCACAATCGCCCGAGCACTTGGAATCA CAGCAGAAACGACCCAATCCTGAGCTCCGTAGAAATGTGACCATCAAAACTGAACTCCCACTAGGCGCAC GGCGAAAGATGAAGCCACTGCTCCCACGGGTTAGCTCATACCTGGTGCCCATCCAGTTCCCGGTGAACCAGTCCCTGGTGTTACAGCCCTCGGTGAAGGTTCCCTTGCCTCTGGCAGCATCTCTTATGAGCTCAGAGCTTGCCCGTCATAGCAAGCGAGTCCGCATTGCACCCAAGGTGCTGCTATCCAACGAAGGGATAGCCCCACTTCCTGCCACAGAACCCATGAAGGAGGAGAAACCCCTGCTTGGAGAAGGGCTATTGCCTTTGCTTCCTATTCAGTCCATTAAGGAAGAAGTAATTCAGCCTGGGGAGGACATACCACACTTAGAGAGGCCTATCAAAGTGGAGAGCCCTCCCTTGGAAGAGTGGCCCTCTCCGTGTGCATCAGTGAAAGAGGAACTGTCCAACTCCTGGGAAGATTCTTCCTGCTCTCCTACCCCAAAGCCCAAGAAGTCCTATTGTGGGCTTAAGTCCCCAACACGGTGTGTCTCAGAAATGCTGGTGACAAAgcggagagagaagagagaggtgagCCGATCTCGGAGGAAGCAGCACCTTCAGCCACCCTGTCTAGATGAGCCTGAACTCTTCTTCTCAGAGGACTCCAGCACATTTCGGCCAGCCATGGAGATCCTGGCAGAGtcttcagagcctgcaccacagcTCAGCTGCcctcaggaggagggagggccCTTCAAGACCCCCATCAAGGAGACATTGCCTGTCTCCTCCACTCCTAGCAAGTCTGTGCTCTCTAGAGACCCTGAGTCCTGGAGGCTCACACCCCCAGCCAAAGTTGGGGGGTTAGATTTCAGCCCAGTACGAACCCCCCAGGGTGCCTTTGGCCCTCTGCCTGACTCGCTGGGGCTTATGGAGCTGAATACCACACCTCTGAAAAGTGTTCCCCTCTTCGACTCACCCCGGGAGCTCCTTAACTCAGAAGCCTTTGACCTTGCCTCTGATCCCTTTAGCAGTTCTCCACCACCACATTTGGAAGCCAAGCCAGGCTCCCCCGAGCTGCAGGTCCCCAGCCTTTCAGCCAACCGTTCTCTCACAGAAGGCCTTGTCCTGGACACAATGAATGATAGCCTCAGCAAGATCCTTCTAGACATCAGTTTCCCTGGCCTGGAGGAGGACCCTCTGGGCCCTGACAACATCAACTGGTCTCAGTTCATCCCTGAGCTGCGATAG